In Oryza sativa Japonica Group chromosome 3, ASM3414082v1, one DNA window encodes the following:
- the LOC4333650 gene encoding type IV inositol polyphosphate 5-phosphatase 7 isoform X1: MRDENSIKTKKLSWSKTFVRKWFNIKTKAKDFHSDYAVEEVGVQWRTSFSERDVCKSKKSRTERLPRKSVDRDSRVGNGFDRAYITNTQDYRVFVATWNVGGRSPSSHLNLEDWLHTSPAADIYVIGLQEIVPLNAGNVLLTEDNGPAKKWVALVRKTLNNIDQGSVVYNYHTPSPVPDPIVELNVDFERSSRRPRNSSFFHRRSFQSFNRSSRIDMMDPHSLVDRRFSVCDRISFGSRPSDVDTSMRYGGSSDDENIDEESPSGIYISPMPYGYGAPLCYDDNKRQLINTSRYCLVASKQMVGVFLMVWVRSDIREHVKNLKVSCVGRGLMGYLGNKGSISISMSLHQTSFCFVCTHLTSGQKDGDELRRNADVVEILRKTRFPHVHGVGDEKSPETILDHDRIIWLGDLNYRIALSYRSVKALVEMHNWKQLLEKDQLRIEQRYGRVFSGWKEGRIYFPPTYKYSYNSDRYAGDDMRPNEKRRTPAWCDRILWYGRGLNQLCYVRGESRFSDHRPVYSIFTAEVQIPSQTQFCSFARSTSLMGVDELPYPTYPRSYTDINFY; encoded by the exons ATGAGAGATGAGAATTCAATCAAGACCAAG AAGCTATCCTGGTCCAAGACCTTTGTTAGGAAGTGGTTCAACATCAAAACAAAAGCCAAGGACTTCCATTCAGATTATGCAGTTGAAGAAG TAGGTGTCCAGTGGAGAACCAGTTTCTCAGAGAGAGATGTATGCAAATCCAAGAAAAGCAGAACAG AGAGGTTGCCTAGGAAGAGTGTGGATCGAGATTCCCGGGTAGGAAATGGATTTGACCGTGCTTATATCACAAATACACAAGACTACAG GGTCTTTGTTGCAACATGGAATGTGGGTGGAAGGTCACCATCGAGTCATTTGAATTTGGAAGACTGGCTTCATACTTCTCCGGCTGCTGATATATATGTCATTGG GTTACAGGAAATTGTTCCTTTGAATGCTGGCAATGTCCTATTGACCGAAGACAATGGTCCAGCAAAGAAATGGGTCGCACTTGTTAGAAAAACGCTAAACAATATAGACCAAGGCTCTGTTGTGTACAACTACCACACCCCTTCGCCGGTTCCAGATCCTATTGTTGAGCTCAATGTTGATTTTGAACGATCATCAAGAAGACCAAGGAATTCATCTTTCTTCCATCGACGTTCATTCCAGTCCTTCAACCGAAGCTCAAGAATTGACATGATGGATCCCCACTCATTAGTGGATCGTCGTTTCAGTGTTTGTGACCGGATTAGCTTTGGGAGTAGGCCAAGTGATGTTGACACCAGTATGAGATATGGTGGGTCATCTGATGATGAGAATATTGACGAGGAATCACCTAGTGGTATATACATCTCACCAATGCCATACGGTTATGGTGCTCCACTATGCTATGATGATAACAAAAGACAGTTGATAAACACTAG CAGATATTGCCTAGTTGCCAGCAAGCAAATGGTTGGTGTTTTTCTCATGGTTTGGGTACGAAGTGATATAAGGGAACATGTGAAGAACTTGAAGGTTTCATGTGTTGGCAGAGGTTTGATGGGATATCTCGGAAATAAG GGATCGATATCAATCAGCATGTCTCTGCATCAGACAAGCTTCTGCTTTGTTTGCACTCACTTGACCTCAGGGCAAAAGGACGGTGATGAACTTAGAAGAAATGCAGATGTTGTAGAAATTTTGAGGAAGACCAGATTCCCACATGTCCATGGTGTAGGTGACGAGAAGTCACCGGAGACAATTCTTGACCATGA tCGTATAATATGGCTTGGGGATCTTAATTACCGAATAGCTCTTTCATACCGTTCGGTGAAGGCTCTAGTTGAGATGCACAATTGGAAACAGTTACTAGAGAAGGACCAG CTTCGAATAGAGCAAAGGTATGGTCGGGTATTTTCAGGCTGGAAAGAAGGGAGGATTTATTTTCCTCCCACATACAAATACTCCTACAATTCTGACAGATACGCAGGCGACGATATGCGTCCGAATGAGAAGCGAAGAACACCTGCATG GTGCGACCGGATTCTATGGTATGGGAGAGGCCTGAATCAACTATGTTATGTTCGCGGCGAGTCTAGATTCTCAGATCACAGGCCTGTATACAGCATTTTCACTGCGGAGGTTCAGATACCGAGCCAAACCCAATTTTGCAGCTTTGCTCGTTCTACCTCTCTAATGGGGGTGGATGAACTACCATACCCAACTTATCCACGCAGTTACACAGATATCAATTTTTATTGA
- the LOC4333650 gene encoding type IV inositol polyphosphate 5-phosphatase 7 isoform X3, with protein MRDENSIKTKKLSWSKTFVRKWFNIKTKAKDFHSDYAVEEVGVQWRTSFSERDVCKSKKSRTERLPRKSVDRDSRVGNGFDRAYITNTQDYRVFVATWNVGGRSPSSHLNLEDWLHTSPAADIYVIGLQEIVPLNAGNVLLTEDNGPAKKWVALVRKTLNNIDQGSVVYNYHTPSPVPDPIVELNVDFERSSRRPRNSSFFHRRSFQSFNRSSRIDMMDPHSLVDRRFSVCDRISFGSRPSDVDTSMRYGGSSDDENIDEESPSGIYISPMPYGYGAPLCYDDNKRQLINTRYCLVASKQMVGVFLMVWVRSDIREHVKNLKVSCVGRGLMGYLGNKGSISISMSLHQTSFCFVCTHLTSGQKDGDELRRNADVVEILRKTRFPHVHGVGDEKSPETILDHDRIIWLGDLNYRIALSYRSVKALVEMHNWKQLLEKDQLRIEQRYGRVFSGWKEGRIYFPPTYKYSYNSDRYAGDDMRPNEKRRTPAWCDRILWYGRGLNQLCYVRGESRFSDHRPVYSIFTAEVQIPSQTQFCSFARSTSLMGVDELPYPTYPRSYTDINFY; from the exons ATGAGAGATGAGAATTCAATCAAGACCAAG AAGCTATCCTGGTCCAAGACCTTTGTTAGGAAGTGGTTCAACATCAAAACAAAAGCCAAGGACTTCCATTCAGATTATGCAGTTGAAGAAG TAGGTGTCCAGTGGAGAACCAGTTTCTCAGAGAGAGATGTATGCAAATCCAAGAAAAGCAGAACAG AGAGGTTGCCTAGGAAGAGTGTGGATCGAGATTCCCGGGTAGGAAATGGATTTGACCGTGCTTATATCACAAATACACAAGACTACAG GGTCTTTGTTGCAACATGGAATGTGGGTGGAAGGTCACCATCGAGTCATTTGAATTTGGAAGACTGGCTTCATACTTCTCCGGCTGCTGATATATATGTCATTGG GTTACAGGAAATTGTTCCTTTGAATGCTGGCAATGTCCTATTGACCGAAGACAATGGTCCAGCAAAGAAATGGGTCGCACTTGTTAGAAAAACGCTAAACAATATAGACCAAGGCTCTGTTGTGTACAACTACCACACCCCTTCGCCGGTTCCAGATCCTATTGTTGAGCTCAATGTTGATTTTGAACGATCATCAAGAAGACCAAGGAATTCATCTTTCTTCCATCGACGTTCATTCCAGTCCTTCAACCGAAGCTCAAGAATTGACATGATGGATCCCCACTCATTAGTGGATCGTCGTTTCAGTGTTTGTGACCGGATTAGCTTTGGGAGTAGGCCAAGTGATGTTGACACCAGTATGAGATATGGTGGGTCATCTGATGATGAGAATATTGACGAGGAATCACCTAGTGGTATATACATCTCACCAATGCCATACGGTTATGGTGCTCCACTATGCTATGATGATAACAAAAGACAGTTGATAAACACTAG ATATTGCCTAGTTGCCAGCAAGCAAATGGTTGGTGTTTTTCTCATGGTTTGGGTACGAAGTGATATAAGGGAACATGTGAAGAACTTGAAGGTTTCATGTGTTGGCAGAGGTTTGATGGGATATCTCGGAAATAAG GGATCGATATCAATCAGCATGTCTCTGCATCAGACAAGCTTCTGCTTTGTTTGCACTCACTTGACCTCAGGGCAAAAGGACGGTGATGAACTTAGAAGAAATGCAGATGTTGTAGAAATTTTGAGGAAGACCAGATTCCCACATGTCCATGGTGTAGGTGACGAGAAGTCACCGGAGACAATTCTTGACCATGA tCGTATAATATGGCTTGGGGATCTTAATTACCGAATAGCTCTTTCATACCGTTCGGTGAAGGCTCTAGTTGAGATGCACAATTGGAAACAGTTACTAGAGAAGGACCAG CTTCGAATAGAGCAAAGGTATGGTCGGGTATTTTCAGGCTGGAAAGAAGGGAGGATTTATTTTCCTCCCACATACAAATACTCCTACAATTCTGACAGATACGCAGGCGACGATATGCGTCCGAATGAGAAGCGAAGAACACCTGCATG GTGCGACCGGATTCTATGGTATGGGAGAGGCCTGAATCAACTATGTTATGTTCGCGGCGAGTCTAGATTCTCAGATCACAGGCCTGTATACAGCATTTTCACTGCGGAGGTTCAGATACCGAGCCAAACCCAATTTTGCAGCTTTGCTCGTTCTACCTCTCTAATGGGGGTGGATGAACTACCATACCCAACTTATCCACGCAGTTACACAGATATCAATTTTTATTGA
- the LOC4333650 gene encoding type IV inositol polyphosphate 5-phosphatase 7 isoform X4 gives MRDENSIKTKKLSWSKTFVRKWFNIKTKAKDFHSDYAVEEGVQWRTSFSERDVCKSKKSRTERLPRKSVDRDSRVGNGFDRAYITNTQDYRVFVATWNVGGRSPSSHLNLEDWLHTSPAADIYVIGLQEIVPLNAGNVLLTEDNGPAKKWVALVRKTLNNIDQGSVVYNYHTPSPVPDPIVELNVDFERSSRRPRNSSFFHRRSFQSFNRSSRIDMMDPHSLVDRRFSVCDRISFGSRPSDVDTSMRYGGSSDDENIDEESPSGIYISPMPYGYGAPLCYDDNKRQLINTSRYCLVASKQMVGVFLMVWVRSDIREHVKNLKVSCVGRGLMGYLGNKGSISISMSLHQTSFCFVCTHLTSGQKDGDELRRNADVVEILRKTRFPHVHGVGDEKSPETILDHDRIIWLGDLNYRIALSYRSVKALVEMHNWKQLLEKDQLRIEQRYGRVFSGWKEGRIYFPPTYKYSYNSDRYAGDDMRPNEKRRTPAWCDRILWYGRGLNQLCYVRGESRFSDHRPVYSIFTAEVQIPSQTQFCSFARSTSLMGVDELPYPTYPRSYTDINFY, from the exons ATGAGAGATGAGAATTCAATCAAGACCAAG AAGCTATCCTGGTCCAAGACCTTTGTTAGGAAGTGGTTCAACATCAAAACAAAAGCCAAGGACTTCCATTCAGATTATGCAGTTGAAGAAG GTGTCCAGTGGAGAACCAGTTTCTCAGAGAGAGATGTATGCAAATCCAAGAAAAGCAGAACAG AGAGGTTGCCTAGGAAGAGTGTGGATCGAGATTCCCGGGTAGGAAATGGATTTGACCGTGCTTATATCACAAATACACAAGACTACAG GGTCTTTGTTGCAACATGGAATGTGGGTGGAAGGTCACCATCGAGTCATTTGAATTTGGAAGACTGGCTTCATACTTCTCCGGCTGCTGATATATATGTCATTGG GTTACAGGAAATTGTTCCTTTGAATGCTGGCAATGTCCTATTGACCGAAGACAATGGTCCAGCAAAGAAATGGGTCGCACTTGTTAGAAAAACGCTAAACAATATAGACCAAGGCTCTGTTGTGTACAACTACCACACCCCTTCGCCGGTTCCAGATCCTATTGTTGAGCTCAATGTTGATTTTGAACGATCATCAAGAAGACCAAGGAATTCATCTTTCTTCCATCGACGTTCATTCCAGTCCTTCAACCGAAGCTCAAGAATTGACATGATGGATCCCCACTCATTAGTGGATCGTCGTTTCAGTGTTTGTGACCGGATTAGCTTTGGGAGTAGGCCAAGTGATGTTGACACCAGTATGAGATATGGTGGGTCATCTGATGATGAGAATATTGACGAGGAATCACCTAGTGGTATATACATCTCACCAATGCCATACGGTTATGGTGCTCCACTATGCTATGATGATAACAAAAGACAGTTGATAAACACTAG CAGATATTGCCTAGTTGCCAGCAAGCAAATGGTTGGTGTTTTTCTCATGGTTTGGGTACGAAGTGATATAAGGGAACATGTGAAGAACTTGAAGGTTTCATGTGTTGGCAGAGGTTTGATGGGATATCTCGGAAATAAG GGATCGATATCAATCAGCATGTCTCTGCATCAGACAAGCTTCTGCTTTGTTTGCACTCACTTGACCTCAGGGCAAAAGGACGGTGATGAACTTAGAAGAAATGCAGATGTTGTAGAAATTTTGAGGAAGACCAGATTCCCACATGTCCATGGTGTAGGTGACGAGAAGTCACCGGAGACAATTCTTGACCATGA tCGTATAATATGGCTTGGGGATCTTAATTACCGAATAGCTCTTTCATACCGTTCGGTGAAGGCTCTAGTTGAGATGCACAATTGGAAACAGTTACTAGAGAAGGACCAG CTTCGAATAGAGCAAAGGTATGGTCGGGTATTTTCAGGCTGGAAAGAAGGGAGGATTTATTTTCCTCCCACATACAAATACTCCTACAATTCTGACAGATACGCAGGCGACGATATGCGTCCGAATGAGAAGCGAAGAACACCTGCATG GTGCGACCGGATTCTATGGTATGGGAGAGGCCTGAATCAACTATGTTATGTTCGCGGCGAGTCTAGATTCTCAGATCACAGGCCTGTATACAGCATTTTCACTGCGGAGGTTCAGATACCGAGCCAAACCCAATTTTGCAGCTTTGCTCGTTCTACCTCTCTAATGGGGGTGGATGAACTACCATACCCAACTTATCCACGCAGTTACACAGATATCAATTTTTATTGA
- the LOC4333650 gene encoding type IV inositol polyphosphate 5-phosphatase 7 isoform X2, with protein sequence MRDENSIKTKLSWSKTFVRKWFNIKTKAKDFHSDYAVEEVGVQWRTSFSERDVCKSKKSRTERLPRKSVDRDSRVGNGFDRAYITNTQDYRVFVATWNVGGRSPSSHLNLEDWLHTSPAADIYVIGLQEIVPLNAGNVLLTEDNGPAKKWVALVRKTLNNIDQGSVVYNYHTPSPVPDPIVELNVDFERSSRRPRNSSFFHRRSFQSFNRSSRIDMMDPHSLVDRRFSVCDRISFGSRPSDVDTSMRYGGSSDDENIDEESPSGIYISPMPYGYGAPLCYDDNKRQLINTSRYCLVASKQMVGVFLMVWVRSDIREHVKNLKVSCVGRGLMGYLGNKGSISISMSLHQTSFCFVCTHLTSGQKDGDELRRNADVVEILRKTRFPHVHGVGDEKSPETILDHDRIIWLGDLNYRIALSYRSVKALVEMHNWKQLLEKDQLRIEQRYGRVFSGWKEGRIYFPPTYKYSYNSDRYAGDDMRPNEKRRTPAWCDRILWYGRGLNQLCYVRGESRFSDHRPVYSIFTAEVQIPSQTQFCSFARSTSLMGVDELPYPTYPRSYTDINFY encoded by the exons ATGAGAGATGAGAATTCAATCAAGACCAAG CTATCCTGGTCCAAGACCTTTGTTAGGAAGTGGTTCAACATCAAAACAAAAGCCAAGGACTTCCATTCAGATTATGCAGTTGAAGAAG TAGGTGTCCAGTGGAGAACCAGTTTCTCAGAGAGAGATGTATGCAAATCCAAGAAAAGCAGAACAG AGAGGTTGCCTAGGAAGAGTGTGGATCGAGATTCCCGGGTAGGAAATGGATTTGACCGTGCTTATATCACAAATACACAAGACTACAG GGTCTTTGTTGCAACATGGAATGTGGGTGGAAGGTCACCATCGAGTCATTTGAATTTGGAAGACTGGCTTCATACTTCTCCGGCTGCTGATATATATGTCATTGG GTTACAGGAAATTGTTCCTTTGAATGCTGGCAATGTCCTATTGACCGAAGACAATGGTCCAGCAAAGAAATGGGTCGCACTTGTTAGAAAAACGCTAAACAATATAGACCAAGGCTCTGTTGTGTACAACTACCACACCCCTTCGCCGGTTCCAGATCCTATTGTTGAGCTCAATGTTGATTTTGAACGATCATCAAGAAGACCAAGGAATTCATCTTTCTTCCATCGACGTTCATTCCAGTCCTTCAACCGAAGCTCAAGAATTGACATGATGGATCCCCACTCATTAGTGGATCGTCGTTTCAGTGTTTGTGACCGGATTAGCTTTGGGAGTAGGCCAAGTGATGTTGACACCAGTATGAGATATGGTGGGTCATCTGATGATGAGAATATTGACGAGGAATCACCTAGTGGTATATACATCTCACCAATGCCATACGGTTATGGTGCTCCACTATGCTATGATGATAACAAAAGACAGTTGATAAACACTAG CAGATATTGCCTAGTTGCCAGCAAGCAAATGGTTGGTGTTTTTCTCATGGTTTGGGTACGAAGTGATATAAGGGAACATGTGAAGAACTTGAAGGTTTCATGTGTTGGCAGAGGTTTGATGGGATATCTCGGAAATAAG GGATCGATATCAATCAGCATGTCTCTGCATCAGACAAGCTTCTGCTTTGTTTGCACTCACTTGACCTCAGGGCAAAAGGACGGTGATGAACTTAGAAGAAATGCAGATGTTGTAGAAATTTTGAGGAAGACCAGATTCCCACATGTCCATGGTGTAGGTGACGAGAAGTCACCGGAGACAATTCTTGACCATGA tCGTATAATATGGCTTGGGGATCTTAATTACCGAATAGCTCTTTCATACCGTTCGGTGAAGGCTCTAGTTGAGATGCACAATTGGAAACAGTTACTAGAGAAGGACCAG CTTCGAATAGAGCAAAGGTATGGTCGGGTATTTTCAGGCTGGAAAGAAGGGAGGATTTATTTTCCTCCCACATACAAATACTCCTACAATTCTGACAGATACGCAGGCGACGATATGCGTCCGAATGAGAAGCGAAGAACACCTGCATG GTGCGACCGGATTCTATGGTATGGGAGAGGCCTGAATCAACTATGTTATGTTCGCGGCGAGTCTAGATTCTCAGATCACAGGCCTGTATACAGCATTTTCACTGCGGAGGTTCAGATACCGAGCCAAACCCAATTTTGCAGCTTTGCTCGTTCTACCTCTCTAATGGGGGTGGATGAACTACCATACCCAACTTATCCACGCAGTTACACAGATATCAATTTTTATTGA
- the LOC4333650 gene encoding type IV inositol polyphosphate 5-phosphatase 7 isoform X5, giving the protein MRDENSIKTKLSWSKTFVRKWFNIKTKAKDFHSDYAVEEVGVQWRTSFSERDVCKSKKSRTERLPRKSVDRDSRVGNGFDRAYITNTQDYRVFVATWNVGGRSPSSHLNLEDWLHTSPAADIYVIGLQEIVPLNAGNVLLTEDNGPAKKWVALVRKTLNNIDQGSVVYNYHTPSPVPDPIVELNVDFERSSRRPRNSSFFHRRSFQSFNRSSRIDMMDPHSLVDRRFSVCDRISFGSRPSDVDTSMRYGGSSDDENIDEESPSGIYISPMPYGYGAPLCYDDNKRQLINTRYCLVASKQMVGVFLMVWVRSDIREHVKNLKVSCVGRGLMGYLGNKGSISISMSLHQTSFCFVCTHLTSGQKDGDELRRNADVVEILRKTRFPHVHGVGDEKSPETILDHDRIIWLGDLNYRIALSYRSVKALVEMHNWKQLLEKDQLRIEQRYGRVFSGWKEGRIYFPPTYKYSYNSDRYAGDDMRPNEKRRTPAWCDRILWYGRGLNQLCYVRGESRFSDHRPVYSIFTAEVQIPSQTQFCSFARSTSLMGVDELPYPTYPRSYTDINFY; this is encoded by the exons ATGAGAGATGAGAATTCAATCAAGACCAAG CTATCCTGGTCCAAGACCTTTGTTAGGAAGTGGTTCAACATCAAAACAAAAGCCAAGGACTTCCATTCAGATTATGCAGTTGAAGAAG TAGGTGTCCAGTGGAGAACCAGTTTCTCAGAGAGAGATGTATGCAAATCCAAGAAAAGCAGAACAG AGAGGTTGCCTAGGAAGAGTGTGGATCGAGATTCCCGGGTAGGAAATGGATTTGACCGTGCTTATATCACAAATACACAAGACTACAG GGTCTTTGTTGCAACATGGAATGTGGGTGGAAGGTCACCATCGAGTCATTTGAATTTGGAAGACTGGCTTCATACTTCTCCGGCTGCTGATATATATGTCATTGG GTTACAGGAAATTGTTCCTTTGAATGCTGGCAATGTCCTATTGACCGAAGACAATGGTCCAGCAAAGAAATGGGTCGCACTTGTTAGAAAAACGCTAAACAATATAGACCAAGGCTCTGTTGTGTACAACTACCACACCCCTTCGCCGGTTCCAGATCCTATTGTTGAGCTCAATGTTGATTTTGAACGATCATCAAGAAGACCAAGGAATTCATCTTTCTTCCATCGACGTTCATTCCAGTCCTTCAACCGAAGCTCAAGAATTGACATGATGGATCCCCACTCATTAGTGGATCGTCGTTTCAGTGTTTGTGACCGGATTAGCTTTGGGAGTAGGCCAAGTGATGTTGACACCAGTATGAGATATGGTGGGTCATCTGATGATGAGAATATTGACGAGGAATCACCTAGTGGTATATACATCTCACCAATGCCATACGGTTATGGTGCTCCACTATGCTATGATGATAACAAAAGACAGTTGATAAACACTAG ATATTGCCTAGTTGCCAGCAAGCAAATGGTTGGTGTTTTTCTCATGGTTTGGGTACGAAGTGATATAAGGGAACATGTGAAGAACTTGAAGGTTTCATGTGTTGGCAGAGGTTTGATGGGATATCTCGGAAATAAG GGATCGATATCAATCAGCATGTCTCTGCATCAGACAAGCTTCTGCTTTGTTTGCACTCACTTGACCTCAGGGCAAAAGGACGGTGATGAACTTAGAAGAAATGCAGATGTTGTAGAAATTTTGAGGAAGACCAGATTCCCACATGTCCATGGTGTAGGTGACGAGAAGTCACCGGAGACAATTCTTGACCATGA tCGTATAATATGGCTTGGGGATCTTAATTACCGAATAGCTCTTTCATACCGTTCGGTGAAGGCTCTAGTTGAGATGCACAATTGGAAACAGTTACTAGAGAAGGACCAG CTTCGAATAGAGCAAAGGTATGGTCGGGTATTTTCAGGCTGGAAAGAAGGGAGGATTTATTTTCCTCCCACATACAAATACTCCTACAATTCTGACAGATACGCAGGCGACGATATGCGTCCGAATGAGAAGCGAAGAACACCTGCATG GTGCGACCGGATTCTATGGTATGGGAGAGGCCTGAATCAACTATGTTATGTTCGCGGCGAGTCTAGATTCTCAGATCACAGGCCTGTATACAGCATTTTCACTGCGGAGGTTCAGATACCGAGCCAAACCCAATTTTGCAGCTTTGCTCGTTCTACCTCTCTAATGGGGGTGGATGAACTACCATACCCAACTTATCCACGCAGTTACACAGATATCAATTTTTATTGA
- the LOC4333650 gene encoding type IV inositol polyphosphate 5-phosphatase 7 isoform X7 — MRDENSIKTKLSWSKTFVRKWFNIKTKAKDFHSDYAVEEGVQWRTSFSERDVCKSKKSRTERLPRKSVDRDSRVGNGFDRAYITNTQDYRVFVATWNVGGRSPSSHLNLEDWLHTSPAADIYVIGLQEIVPLNAGNVLLTEDNGPAKKWVALVRKTLNNIDQGSVVYNYHTPSPVPDPIVELNVDFERSSRRPRNSSFFHRRSFQSFNRSSRIDMMDPHSLVDRRFSVCDRISFGSRPSDVDTSMRYGGSSDDENIDEESPSGIYISPMPYGYGAPLCYDDNKRQLINTRYCLVASKQMVGVFLMVWVRSDIREHVKNLKVSCVGRGLMGYLGNKGSISISMSLHQTSFCFVCTHLTSGQKDGDELRRNADVVEILRKTRFPHVHGVGDEKSPETILDHDRIIWLGDLNYRIALSYRSVKALVEMHNWKQLLEKDQLRIEQRYGRVFSGWKEGRIYFPPTYKYSYNSDRYAGDDMRPNEKRRTPAWCDRILWYGRGLNQLCYVRGESRFSDHRPVYSIFTAEVQIPSQTQFCSFARSTSLMGVDELPYPTYPRSYTDINFY; from the exons ATGAGAGATGAGAATTCAATCAAGACCAAG CTATCCTGGTCCAAGACCTTTGTTAGGAAGTGGTTCAACATCAAAACAAAAGCCAAGGACTTCCATTCAGATTATGCAGTTGAAGAAG GTGTCCAGTGGAGAACCAGTTTCTCAGAGAGAGATGTATGCAAATCCAAGAAAAGCAGAACAG AGAGGTTGCCTAGGAAGAGTGTGGATCGAGATTCCCGGGTAGGAAATGGATTTGACCGTGCTTATATCACAAATACACAAGACTACAG GGTCTTTGTTGCAACATGGAATGTGGGTGGAAGGTCACCATCGAGTCATTTGAATTTGGAAGACTGGCTTCATACTTCTCCGGCTGCTGATATATATGTCATTGG GTTACAGGAAATTGTTCCTTTGAATGCTGGCAATGTCCTATTGACCGAAGACAATGGTCCAGCAAAGAAATGGGTCGCACTTGTTAGAAAAACGCTAAACAATATAGACCAAGGCTCTGTTGTGTACAACTACCACACCCCTTCGCCGGTTCCAGATCCTATTGTTGAGCTCAATGTTGATTTTGAACGATCATCAAGAAGACCAAGGAATTCATCTTTCTTCCATCGACGTTCATTCCAGTCCTTCAACCGAAGCTCAAGAATTGACATGATGGATCCCCACTCATTAGTGGATCGTCGTTTCAGTGTTTGTGACCGGATTAGCTTTGGGAGTAGGCCAAGTGATGTTGACACCAGTATGAGATATGGTGGGTCATCTGATGATGAGAATATTGACGAGGAATCACCTAGTGGTATATACATCTCACCAATGCCATACGGTTATGGTGCTCCACTATGCTATGATGATAACAAAAGACAGTTGATAAACACTAG ATATTGCCTAGTTGCCAGCAAGCAAATGGTTGGTGTTTTTCTCATGGTTTGGGTACGAAGTGATATAAGGGAACATGTGAAGAACTTGAAGGTTTCATGTGTTGGCAGAGGTTTGATGGGATATCTCGGAAATAAG GGATCGATATCAATCAGCATGTCTCTGCATCAGACAAGCTTCTGCTTTGTTTGCACTCACTTGACCTCAGGGCAAAAGGACGGTGATGAACTTAGAAGAAATGCAGATGTTGTAGAAATTTTGAGGAAGACCAGATTCCCACATGTCCATGGTGTAGGTGACGAGAAGTCACCGGAGACAATTCTTGACCATGA tCGTATAATATGGCTTGGGGATCTTAATTACCGAATAGCTCTTTCATACCGTTCGGTGAAGGCTCTAGTTGAGATGCACAATTGGAAACAGTTACTAGAGAAGGACCAG CTTCGAATAGAGCAAAGGTATGGTCGGGTATTTTCAGGCTGGAAAGAAGGGAGGATTTATTTTCCTCCCACATACAAATACTCCTACAATTCTGACAGATACGCAGGCGACGATATGCGTCCGAATGAGAAGCGAAGAACACCTGCATG GTGCGACCGGATTCTATGGTATGGGAGAGGCCTGAATCAACTATGTTATGTTCGCGGCGAGTCTAGATTCTCAGATCACAGGCCTGTATACAGCATTTTCACTGCGGAGGTTCAGATACCGAGCCAAACCCAATTTTGCAGCTTTGCTCGTTCTACCTCTCTAATGGGGGTGGATGAACTACCATACCCAACTTATCCACGCAGTTACACAGATATCAATTTTTATTGA